A single genomic interval of Leptospira montravelensis harbors:
- a CDS encoding acyl-CoA dehydrogenase family protein, whose product MYSQFTEQQLEIRDLVRNFVKKEIPHEVALHWDEKNQHPTELINKMRSELGINGLVIPEEYGGWGLGAIEQCLAIEELSRGCLGIALGFAYTGLGILPILKGATHEQKLKWLPEIADGKFGVSFCLSEPGAGSDVPGMTTRAEKKGDKWIINGAKQWITGASDAQAFTVFAYTDKNRGTRGVSCFYVPRNAKGLTVGKKEDKLGIRASSTHQVIFEDCEVSEEQLVGKENLGFVYALQTLNASRPFVAVMGVGVAQAALDHAARYAREREQFGVKIGTFQAVQHMLADMSIKVETAREITYKAARLSDANDPNLPKYSAIAKAYASECAVQCATDAVQIFGGYGYTKEYPVEKLMRDSKILTIFEGTTQIQKNEIAAYVIKEAASKKD is encoded by the coding sequence ATGTATAGCCAATTCACAGAGCAACAACTTGAGATCAGAGATTTAGTTCGTAACTTCGTAAAAAAAGAAATCCCGCATGAAGTAGCCTTGCACTGGGATGAGAAAAACCAACACCCAACTGAACTCATCAATAAAATGCGTTCGGAGCTCGGAATTAACGGTCTTGTGATTCCGGAAGAATACGGTGGATGGGGACTTGGTGCGATAGAACAGTGTTTAGCTATCGAGGAACTTTCTCGTGGATGCCTTGGGATCGCATTAGGATTTGCTTACACTGGTCTTGGAATCCTTCCCATTCTAAAAGGTGCAACTCACGAACAAAAATTAAAATGGCTTCCTGAAATTGCGGACGGAAAGTTCGGAGTTTCTTTCTGTTTGTCTGAGCCTGGTGCTGGTTCTGACGTTCCTGGTATGACCACTCGCGCTGAGAAAAAAGGCGACAAATGGATCATCAATGGTGCAAAACAATGGATCACTGGTGCCTCTGATGCCCAAGCCTTTACTGTATTTGCTTATACTGATAAAAACCGCGGAACACGTGGAGTCTCTTGTTTCTATGTTCCACGTAACGCAAAAGGTCTAACTGTTGGTAAAAAAGAAGATAAACTCGGAATTAGAGCCTCTTCCACACACCAAGTTATTTTTGAAGATTGTGAAGTGAGCGAAGAACAATTAGTAGGAAAAGAAAACCTAGGTTTCGTTTACGCACTCCAAACTTTGAATGCTTCTCGTCCGTTCGTAGCGGTGATGGGAGTGGGTGTAGCGCAAGCAGCACTTGACCACGCAGCTCGTTATGCACGTGAGAGAGAACAGTTCGGTGTTAAAATCGGAACTTTCCAAGCAGTGCAACACATGTTAGCTGATATGTCTATCAAAGTAGAAACTGCAAGGGAAATCACTTATAAAGCAGCTCGTCTTTCTGATGCAAACGATCCTAACCTTCCAAAATACTCTGCGATTGCAAAAGCATACGCTTCTGAATGTGCGGTTCAGTGTGCAACTGACGCAGTTCAAATTTTTGGTGGATACGGATACACAAAAGAGTATCCTGTTGAGAAGTTAATGAGAGATTCTAAAATCCTCACGATCTTCGAAGGAACGACTCAAATCCAAAAGAACGAAATTGCAGCTTATGTAATCAAAGAAGCAGCTTCCAAAAAAGACTAA
- a CDS encoding alpha/beta hydrolase, whose protein sequence is MPRVFLSLQESKSNVIFSICMAKSCSLFHKLRQLSAVFLITVSFVLVSCAGRPKYEPKANLSYANFEVYFQEKLAESKRKNHRPGNEERYISFGKKTPLAFLYIHGFGASRAEGEEVMEKLAKKFKANTYLLRLPGHGTNKEDQRDQNFNNYLDASREALYMMQSQGDRVVVFGSSMGGLLATWLASEYPEEVDGLVLANPFYAPVDGSLNILNYPGGLTFIHLLKGKVRSSSHNNNPKVLPERNNFWYPEQYFSALVGVNDLKNYAAVPTVFRKVTSPALLLYYYKNEKEQDPTASVPKMLEGYTNFGLDKTPNPLNRKVAVENGMHVLMSKWVITDKAFIEAQTEKWLIELSKSK, encoded by the coding sequence ATGCCAAGGGTTTTTCTCTCTTTACAAGAAAGCAAATCCAATGTAATATTTTCCATTTGTATGGCTAAATCGTGTTCTTTATTCCACAAGCTTCGACAGCTGTCTGCTGTTTTCCTAATCACCGTTTCCTTTGTTTTAGTTTCCTGTGCGGGGCGTCCCAAGTATGAACCCAAGGCAAACTTAAGTTATGCGAACTTTGAAGTTTACTTCCAAGAGAAGTTAGCCGAAAGCAAACGCAAAAACCATAGACCAGGAAACGAAGAACGTTACATCAGTTTTGGTAAAAAAACTCCACTGGCATTTTTATACATTCATGGCTTTGGCGCTTCACGAGCAGAAGGCGAAGAAGTGATGGAAAAATTGGCTAAAAAATTTAAAGCCAATACTTACCTACTACGTCTGCCAGGTCATGGAACCAACAAAGAAGATCAAAGAGATCAAAATTTTAACAACTATTTAGATGCATCACGTGAAGCTTTATATATGATGCAATCACAAGGAGATCGTGTTGTTGTGTTTGGAAGTTCGATGGGAGGCCTACTTGCGACTTGGCTTGCTTCTGAATATCCCGAAGAAGTAGATGGTCTTGTTTTAGCAAATCCATTCTATGCACCTGTAGATGGAAGTTTGAATATTCTAAATTACCCTGGTGGACTTACCTTCATTCATTTACTGAAAGGAAAAGTTAGATCATCATCTCACAATAACAATCCAAAGGTACTACCAGAACGAAATAACTTTTGGTATCCAGAACAATACTTTTCGGCCCTTGTGGGTGTGAATGATTTAAAAAACTATGCTGCAGTTCCTACGGTATTTCGTAAGGTAACTTCACCCGCCTTACTCTTGTATTACTATAAAAATGAAAAAGAACAAGATCCAACAGCGAGTGTTCCAAAAATGTTAGAAGGATATACCAACTTTGGATTAGATAAAACTCCAAATCCACTCAACCGAAAGGTAGCCGTGGAAAATGGAATGCATGTACTTATGTCGAAGTGGGTGATCACTGACAAAGCATTTATTGAGGCACAAACTGAAAAATGGCTCATAGAACTATCTAAGTCCAAGTAA
- a CDS encoding SDR family NAD(P)-dependent oxidoreductase gives MKASKERIALVTGANRGIGKQVSIDLAKQGIYVLIGARNPGEAEDTLAAVKAVGKGEILSLDVSKEHSISAALDTITGSFGKLDILVNNAGIFADPGSFFDTTSEDLHRTLLVNLYGPLRLIQTFLPMMIQNDFGRIVNVSSGMGQLSDMGGGYPAYRISKTAINALTNVASAEAVGKNIKINSVCPGWVKTDMGGASATRPVEKGAETIVWAATLPDGGPTGKFFRDKKEISW, from the coding sequence ATGAAAGCATCCAAGGAACGAATTGCACTGGTCACAGGGGCCAACCGAGGGATTGGGAAACAAGTCTCCATTGATCTGGCAAAACAAGGAATCTATGTTCTAATTGGTGCCAGAAATCCGGGAGAGGCCGAAGATACTTTAGCGGCAGTGAAAGCTGTCGGAAAAGGAGAAATCCTCTCACTGGATGTTTCCAAGGAACACAGTATCAGTGCGGCTCTAGATACCATCACAGGTAGTTTCGGTAAACTCGATATCCTTGTGAACAATGCAGGGATCTTTGCCGATCCTGGTTCTTTCTTTGATACTACAAGTGAAGATCTTCATAGAACCCTTCTTGTGAATTTATACGGTCCCCTTCGATTGATCCAAACTTTTTTACCAATGATGATTCAAAACGATTTCGGTCGTATTGTCAATGTTAGTTCAGGAATGGGACAACTTTCTGATATGGGCGGTGGGTATCCAGCCTACCGTATCTCTAAAACAGCCATCAATGCCCTCACCAATGTAGCAAGTGCGGAAGCAGTTGGCAAAAATATTAAAATCAATTCGGTATGTCCTGGTTGGGTAAAAACGGATATGGGTGGGGCTAGTGCTACAAGGCCTGTGGAAAAAGGTGCCGAAACCATTGTTTGGGCTGCCACATTACCTGATGGTGGACCTACAGGAAAATTCTTTAGGGATAAAAAAGAGATAAGTTGGTAG
- a CDS encoding SRPBCC family protein, with protein MKSEKNEVKMEQRSETEVVFTRYFSAPRELVFDCHTKPELMKKWLIGPEGMVLDTCKQDLKVGGKYLYLYADKDGNKSGVYGTFREVVIPEKLANTENYIFDMSTFDQNAPEDPNATFESRTFTSEGNRTLMTHLCRYASPEVCKMMVESGAADGMAECYLELDKLLGKIG; from the coding sequence ATGAAATCAGAGAAAAATGAAGTAAAGATGGAACAGCGAAGTGAAACAGAAGTTGTGTTTACAAGGTACTTCTCTGCACCAAGGGAGTTGGTTTTTGATTGTCATACCAAACCGGAGTTAATGAAAAAATGGCTCATCGGTCCCGAAGGTATGGTTCTTGATACTTGTAAACAAGATCTGAAAGTAGGTGGCAAATACTTGTATCTCTATGCAGATAAAGACGGAAACAAATCAGGAGTATACGGAACATTTCGAGAGGTTGTGATTCCTGAGAAATTGGCCAATACAGAAAATTACATTTTTGATATGTCGACTTTTGATCAAAATGCTCCCGAAGATCCCAATGCTACTTTCGAATCTCGCACATTTACAAGCGAAGGGAATCGGACACTGATGACTCATCTCTGTCGTTATGCGTCGCCAGAGGTTTGTAAGATGATGGTGGAATCAGGCGCGGCTGATGGTATGGCCGAATGTTATTTGGAGTTAGATAAGTTACTCGGAAAGATTGGGTAG
- a CDS encoding ArsR/SmtB family transcription factor codes for MQTLDATFSALADPTRRAILMRLAKGDLTVMELSKPFRMSQPAISKHLKVLEEAGLISTTVRAQERPRRLETAPLKTAIDWIEKYRQMWEKRYQVLDGLLVELQTIQTKGDKKK; via the coding sequence ATGCAAACTCTTGACGCTACATTCTCTGCTCTTGCTGACCCCACTCGTAGGGCCATTCTCATGCGCCTTGCGAAAGGGGACTTAACCGTTATGGAACTTTCCAAACCCTTTCGGATGAGCCAACCCGCCATTTCCAAACACCTTAAAGTTTTGGAAGAGGCAGGCCTTATTTCCACTACTGTCCGAGCCCAAGAAAGGCCCCGTCGGTTGGAAACAGCACCGCTCAAAACAGCAATCGATTGGATCGAAAAATACCGCCAGATGTGGGAAAAAAGGTATCAGGTGTTAGATGGACTACTTGTAGAATTACAAACAATTCAAACGAAAGGGGATAAGAAAAAATGA
- a CDS encoding DUF4180 domain-containing protein, whose translation MYVRKFNKNNIEIAIVDSEETLIKDGSTALDFFATIQYDSGCDRFVLKQSHFVSDFFELKSGIAGEVLQKIVNYRMKLAIVGDFSIYSSKSLSDFIYEMNSGKDVFFLKSEEEAIDRLANI comes from the coding sequence ATGTACGTTCGCAAATTTAATAAAAACAATATAGAAATCGCAATTGTTGATTCAGAAGAAACGCTGATCAAAGACGGTTCCACGGCCTTGGACTTTTTTGCCACCATTCAATACGATTCGGGGTGTGATCGTTTTGTATTGAAACAATCACATTTTGTTTCAGACTTCTTTGAACTAAAATCAGGAATTGCTGGTGAAGTATTACAAAAAATAGTCAACTACAGAATGAAACTGGCAATTGTAGGTGATTTTTCTATCTATTCTAGCAAAAGCCTAAGTGATTTTATCTATGAAATGAATTCAGGGAAAGATGTTTTTTTTCTGAAATCAGAAGAGGAAGCCATCGACCGTTTAGCTAATATTTAA
- a CDS encoding YcxB family protein → MNEFKYIQKLEDLSLFSLYHHNSFGTRYQKFYPEIFLSVTTIISVVIFFTTYPKEINIFALLYLFLNLLYYVYLRLTRKRKLIKYFNKFYTEGREFIESELIIRFEDLYILTQTKNVESKIPYENLVRLSIGPEALYIYISNIQALILPNRIFSSPTESHAIIDFLIQKNGDLIKPLN, encoded by the coding sequence ATGAATGAATTTAAATATATTCAAAAATTAGAAGACTTATCATTGTTTTCCTTATATCATCACAATTCCTTTGGTACTAGATATCAGAAATTCTACCCAGAAATCTTTTTGTCCGTGACTACCATTATTTCTGTTGTGATATTCTTTACTACATACCCCAAAGAAATTAACATTTTTGCGCTTCTGTATTTGTTTTTAAACCTTCTATATTATGTGTATCTTCGTTTGACTCGAAAAAGGAAGTTGATTAAATACTTTAACAAATTCTATACGGAAGGGAGGGAATTTATTGAATCGGAACTTATCATTCGATTTGAAGATTTATACATACTGACCCAAACCAAAAACGTGGAGTCAAAAATTCCCTATGAAAATCTTGTTAGATTGTCCATTGGACCAGAGGCTCTTTACATATATATTTCGAACATTCAGGCGTTGATTTTACCCAATCGGATTTTTAGTTCACCTACTGAAAGTCATGCGATCATCGACTTTTTGATTCAGAAGAATGGGGACCTAATCAAACCTCTAAATTGA
- a CDS encoding rhomboid family intramembrane serine protease translates to MFVFEKANHNFRKPILTLGFILVSMVTLFFDNIDSYAFTPKKEFGSSLFVSFFFNSSLSEWFTNAIYLYMFADNIEDVVGHFYFFLLFLFFGVLANLTYFLFHMNSIVPIVGTSGVISGILGMYFVFFPNVKSTMVFERASFRDVPILISLSIWILIQSYFYIVEFHYHTRSTYAGQVVAFLTGVIIAQFFVRNNFLDRLEQNIRISTFINKTVLCPSCNKPIPAKKYGRIHCSSCNTNFFFDRHGKKFL, encoded by the coding sequence ATGTTTGTATTTGAAAAAGCAAATCACAATTTTAGAAAACCAATCCTTACCTTGGGTTTTATATTAGTCTCAATGGTAACATTATTCTTTGATAATATTGATTCCTATGCATTTACACCCAAAAAAGAATTTGGTTCCAGTTTATTTGTTTCCTTTTTCTTTAACTCTTCTCTTTCGGAATGGTTTACCAATGCTATTTATTTATACATGTTTGCAGACAATATTGAAGATGTTGTCGGTCATTTTTATTTTTTCCTTCTCTTTCTATTCTTTGGAGTTCTCGCAAACCTAACATATTTTTTATTCCATATGAATTCCATTGTTCCAATTGTAGGAACTTCTGGAGTCATCTCTGGAATTTTAGGAATGTATTTTGTATTTTTCCCTAACGTAAAAAGTACGATGGTTTTTGAACGTGCCAGTTTCCGCGACGTTCCTATTTTAATCAGTTTGAGTATTTGGATTCTCATCCAATCCTATTTTTATATCGTAGAATTTCATTATCATACAAGAAGCACGTATGCGGGTCAAGTTGTGGCATTTTTAACAGGAGTTATCATAGCCCAGTTCTTTGTTCGTAACAATTTTTTAGATCGATTGGAACAAAATATACGCATTTCTACTTTTATTAACAAAACTGTCCTTTGCCCTTCATGTAACAAACCAATTCCTGCAAAAAAATACGGAAGAATTCATTGTTCCTCATGTAATACAAATTTCTTTTTCGACCGGCATGGAAAAAAATTTCTTTAA
- a CDS encoding adenylate/guanylate cyclase domain-containing protein → MIAEFIEWYTNELPGLKSSVELFDKGIGYLQNQGFQIVRVNMGTRTLHPQVESLSYTWVPKGKLEYFDDSTTPLLHSRSTIESENGYLREVRFRLGSLQSSQFAVSPVQHVMSTKKPYYFDFAGNHGKSRPYPILDDLAQLGATGYLAVPILQKGVSYAFLSLVTDKTNGWSNEEQIFLNQVLKILSLQWMNFIQNELTESLLSIYLGKRTGSTVYSGKIYLGELDKIKSVIWFSDIRNYSGMSEKLSPPEIIQLLNDYFGLAIPLIEAHGGEVLKLLGDGILAVFPYTESNKTFVGKKVLLAVRKLGERLFLHNQTRELEEKLPIHHGVGLHSGEILYGNIGSTERLDFTVIGEAVNLTSRIAGMCGELGKAVLASESLAEQIPIRWEELGEHKLKGISSPKKIFAISERTKRKW, encoded by the coding sequence ATGATCGCTGAATTTATAGAATGGTATACGAATGAATTGCCTGGTTTGAAATCTTCTGTCGAACTTTTTGATAAAGGGATTGGATATTTACAAAATCAAGGGTTTCAAATTGTACGTGTCAATATGGGGACGCGTACCCTACATCCGCAAGTGGAATCTTTGTCTTATACTTGGGTTCCTAAAGGAAAATTAGAATATTTTGATGATTCCACCACTCCTTTGTTACATTCAAGGTCAACCATCGAATCTGAAAATGGATATCTTCGTGAAGTGCGATTTCGATTGGGATCTTTGCAGTCTTCTCAATTTGCTGTAAGTCCTGTACAACATGTGATGTCTACAAAAAAACCGTATTACTTTGATTTTGCGGGAAATCATGGAAAATCAAGACCTTATCCAATCCTCGACGATTTGGCTCAGTTGGGTGCCACTGGATATTTAGCAGTCCCCATTTTACAAAAAGGGGTCAGTTATGCTTTTTTAAGTTTAGTAACAGACAAAACGAATGGTTGGTCTAACGAAGAACAAATTTTTTTAAACCAAGTTTTAAAGATACTCTCCTTACAATGGATGAACTTCATCCAAAATGAATTAACGGAATCATTGCTCAGTATTTATTTGGGAAAACGCACTGGTTCGACAGTGTATTCTGGAAAAATTTATTTAGGGGAACTTGACAAAATCAAATCAGTGATTTGGTTTTCGGACATACGCAATTATTCTGGAATGAGTGAAAAGTTATCACCGCCGGAAATCATACAGTTATTAAATGATTATTTTGGACTAGCCATCCCACTCATCGAAGCTCATGGAGGAGAAGTTTTAAAATTATTGGGAGATGGGATTTTAGCTGTATTTCCCTATACCGAATCCAATAAAACCTTTGTTGGAAAAAAAGTCCTTCTCGCTGTTCGAAAGTTAGGTGAAAGGTTATTTTTACATAATCAAACCAGAGAATTAGAAGAAAAATTACCCATTCATCATGGAGTTGGTCTGCATTCTGGGGAAATCCTTTATGGAAACATTGGCTCAACCGAGAGACTCGACTTTACTGTGATTGGAGAGGCGGTCAATTTAACGAGTCGCATTGCTGGTATGTGTGGAGAATTGGGAAAAGCAGTTTTGGCCTCCGAAAGTTTGGCAGAACAAATTCCTATTCGTTGGGAAGAACTTGGGGAACACAAATTAAAAGGTATTAGTTCCCCCAAAAAGATTTTTGCCATCTCTGAACGAACGAAGCGGAAGTGGTAA
- a CDS encoding NADP-dependent isocitrate dehydrogenase: protein MGKIKVKTPLVELDGDEMTRIIWKEIKDRFIYPYLDITLEYYDLGVEYRDKTDDQVTVDSANAIKKHGVGVKCATITPNADRVKEYNLKQEWKSPNGTIRAILDGTVFRKPIIIKNIPAAVNSWKKPIAIGRHAYGDIYRDVEILVDGPGKVELVYTDASGKEKQRLLVNDFKGAGVALAMHNLDESIKSFAKACFTYALSEKISIWFATKDTISKKYHARFRDIFDQMAKEQEAAMKAAGITYSYYLIDDAVAQIMKNEGGQLWAMMNYDGDVMSDMVASGFGSLGLMTSVLVSPDGKYEYEAAHGTVTRHYRKYQKGETTSTNSVASIFAWTGALAKRGELDGTPELVNFAVKLEEAIIETIEGGEMTKDLLSLSTAATKKELDTFQFMEAVQKRLDAKLK from the coding sequence ATGGGAAAAATTAAAGTAAAAACACCGCTTGTTGAGTTAGACGGCGATGAAATGACAAGAATTATCTGGAAAGAAATTAAAGATCGTTTCATCTACCCTTATTTAGACATCACTTTGGAATACTATGACTTAGGTGTTGAATACCGCGACAAAACAGATGACCAAGTTACTGTTGATTCTGCTAACGCAATCAAAAAACACGGTGTAGGGGTTAAATGTGCAACCATCACTCCAAATGCAGACCGAGTGAAAGAATACAACCTAAAACAAGAATGGAAATCACCTAACGGAACGATTCGTGCCATCCTTGATGGTACTGTTTTCCGTAAACCAATCATCATTAAAAACATTCCGGCTGCTGTAAATTCTTGGAAAAAACCAATCGCAATTGGAAGACATGCTTACGGTGATATTTACCGTGACGTAGAAATTCTTGTAGATGGTCCAGGAAAAGTAGAACTCGTTTACACAGATGCTTCTGGAAAAGAAAAACAAAGACTACTTGTAAACGATTTTAAAGGTGCGGGAGTTGCGCTTGCAATGCATAACCTTGATGAATCTATCAAGTCATTTGCAAAGGCATGTTTCACTTACGCCTTGTCTGAAAAAATCAGCATCTGGTTTGCAACAAAAGATACTATTTCTAAAAAATACCATGCTCGTTTCCGTGATATCTTTGATCAAATGGCAAAAGAACAAGAAGCTGCAATGAAGGCTGCTGGTATTACTTATAGTTACTACCTCATTGATGATGCGGTTGCGCAAATCATGAAAAACGAAGGTGGACAACTTTGGGCGATGATGAACTACGACGGTGACGTTATGAGTGATATGGTTGCTTCTGGTTTTGGTTCCCTTGGTCTTATGACTTCTGTTCTTGTGTCTCCAGACGGAAAATACGAATACGAAGCAGCACATGGAACCGTGACTCGTCACTACCGTAAATACCAAAAAGGAGAAACCACTTCTACAAACTCTGTGGCATCTATTTTTGCTTGGACGGGAGCTCTTGCAAAACGTGGGGAACTAGATGGAACTCCAGAACTAGTAAACTTTGCAGTGAAACTGGAAGAAGCAATCATTGAAACCATCGAAGGTGGTGAAATGACAAAAGACTTACTTTCTCTTTCTACAGCAGCTACTAAAAAAGAATTGGATACTTTCCAATTTATGGAAGCTGTACAAAAACGTTTAGATGCAAAACTAAAATAA
- a CDS encoding LIC_13246 family protein yields MKETEVLWRELVTKKEEFLHILRILNHYYEMRGETKSKQFAFRRSLADSAPESVQIFFSRLGPFEYQVACRILPEEQIETWIHIDGIAEERERLKQIGNTEHPVFSLVCLGDLFALTLPSTISI; encoded by the coding sequence ATGAAAGAAACCGAAGTCCTCTGGCGAGAGCTTGTGACAAAAAAAGAAGAATTCTTACATATCTTAAGAATTCTGAATCATTATTATGAAATGCGGGGAGAAACGAAATCCAAACAGTTTGCGTTTCGTCGTTCACTGGCCGATTCCGCACCGGAATCAGTACAAATTTTTTTTTCTAGACTGGGTCCTTTTGAATACCAAGTGGCTTGTCGAATTTTGCCAGAGGAACAAATCGAAACCTGGATCCATATCGATGGAATTGCAGAAGAAAGAGAAAGGTTAAAACAAATTGGCAATACAGAACATCCTGTCTTTTCGCTCGTTTGTCTGGGAGATTTGTTTGCACTAACTCTACCAAGCACCATTTCCATTTAA